From one Lotus japonicus ecotype B-129 chromosome 3, LjGifu_v1.2 genomic stretch:
- the LOC130744124 gene encoding replication protein A 70 kDa DNA-binding subunit D-like: MAPVYDKIASLNPIRDNWNILVRVIRFWTIRVGGQTTEIDMILMDDKGSRIQATVNKHIATKYDKLIREGAVYAIQNFTLANNTGGFKVADHEYKITIQGETIALLQYDSLVPATIWNSVKFDDVLGGVLDDSLLVDVIGLLSRVGEQRNFDGGKKMKQIVLNSFGVELTCSFWGHYVDEIDRYLSTNDPTNVVVVIMCGKIKEFQGKRSIQNMLHCCKIMFNPTILVALEFKESMAQQNPSLQQGVGHIVDASQVSLKDDFLNLHERKTLSDLKDLALTVFLKF; the protein is encoded by the exons ATGGCTCCAGTTTATGATAAAATTGCAAGCCTCAATCCGATTAGAGATAATTGGAATATTCTTGTGAGGGTTATTAGGTTTTGGACCATTCGTGTTGGAGGACAAACAACTGAGATAGATATGATTCTCATGGATGATAAg GGTTCCAGAATTCAGGCTACTGTTAACAAACACATTGCCACAAAATACGATAAGCTGATCAGGGAGGGTGCCGTTTATGCAATCCAGAACTTCACTCTGGCGAATAATACCGGAGGTTTTAAGGTTGCGGATCATGAATATAAAATTACTATTCAGGGTGAAACAATTGCACTATTGCAATATGATTCTTTGGTTCCAGCAACGATCTGGAATTCTGTGAAGTTTGATGATGTTTTAGGGGGTGTTCTGGATGACTCGCTGTTAGTAG aTGTGATCGGGCTGTTGAGCCGTGTTGGTGAGCAACGTAACTTTGACggagggaagaagatgaaacaaATTGTCCTGAATAGCTTTGG TGTGGAGCTTACTTGCTCTTTTTGGGGTCACTACGTGGATGAGATTGATCGTTATTTATCTACAAACGATCCTacaaatgttgttgttgttataatGTGTGGGAAAATTAAGGAATTTCAAG GAAAAAGAAGCATTCAAAATATGCTTCATTGCTGCAAAATTATGTTCAATCCAACAATCCTTGTTGCCCTTGAATTCAAGGAAAGCATGGCACAACAGAATCCATCTCTCCAACAAGGCGTTGGCCACATTGTAGATGCTTCTCAGGTGTCGTTGAAAGATGATTTCCTGAATTTACATGAGCGAAAAACTCTATCTGACCTAAAGGATCTTGCCCTTACTGTGTTTCTAAAATTTTAG